One genomic segment of Hordeum vulgare subsp. vulgare chromosome 2H, MorexV3_pseudomolecules_assembly, whole genome shotgun sequence includes these proteins:
- the LOC123430787 gene encoding tRNA (guanine-N(7)-)-methyltransferase-like, translated as MAWTAAASLCCRLVRAPPVRGRSRRRTLCSAARSTDAVDREYADLNLRPLYPNRGHHLRIRQHVNPLSALFVEPTEPPEWTEVFEDPLLPLMVDIGCGSGRFLVWLAKNSGEKRNYLGLEIRQKLVERTQFWVTELGLRNVYFMFANATVSFEQIVSSYPGPLSLVSILCPDPHFKKRHHKRRVLQTPLVDSITKNLCLGGRVFVQSDVLDVATDMRERFDGYSDVFEHADRVDKDLQCDNEGWLLDNPMGIRTEREIHAELEGATIYRRMYQKTRCFSPDYSIS; from the exons ATGGCCTGGACGGCCGCGGCCTCCCTGTGCTGCCGCCTCGTCCGCGCGCCCCCCGTCCGCGGCCGCTCTCGACGCCGGACCTTGTGCTCCGCCGCGCGGAGCACCGACGCGGTGGACAGGGAGTACGCGGACCTCAATCTCCGCCCCCTCTACCCCAAT CGGGGCCATCACCTTCGCATCCGGCAGCACGTGAATCCGCTCAGCGCCTTGTTCGTC GAGCCCACGGAGCCGCCTGAGTGGACGGAGGTGTTCGAGGATCCCCTGCTGCCCCTCATGGTCGACATCGGCTGCG GGAGTGGGAGATTCTTGGTTTGGCTAGCAAAGAACTCCGGTGAAAAGCGGAATTACCTCGGACTGGAAATCCGGCAAAAG CTGGTCGAGCGGACACAGTTCTGGGTTACAGAATTGGGGCTTAGAAATGT TTACTTTATGTTTGCAAATGCAACGGTGTCTTTCGAGCAAATTGTGTCATCATACCCTGGTCCCCTATCGCTTGTTTCAATACTG TGTCCTGATCCCCACTTTAAGAAAAGGCATCACAAGCGAAGAGTTCTACAGACACCATTGGTGGATTCAATCACAAAGAACCTTTGTCTGGGTGGGCGG GTGTTTGTACAATCAGATGTGCTTGATGTAGCCACAGACATGAGAGAAAGGTTTGATGGATACTCGGATGTGTTTGAGCATGCTGATCGTGTTGATAAAGATCTTCAGTGTGACAACGAAGGCTGGCTTCTGGACAACCCTATGGGAATACGGACGGAGAGAGAAATCCATGCTGAGCTCGAAGGAGCGACCATATACAGGAGGATGTACCAAAAGACGAGATGTTTCTCACCAGATTACTCCATCAGTTAA
- the LOC123427795 gene encoding putative disease resistance protein RGA1 gives MEAAIGWLVQTILETLRIDKLDAWIRQAGHAEDIERLRCELERVEMAVSAARGRAAVNEPLARSLARLEDLLYEADEVVDDLDYYRLQQQVEGVTWGDPGRMHEAERVDERSRGRDANIPSTSGGKKWYKAWGDFDITEENNEKPVKAKFKHCQKAVNCGSHRGMPILHNHVRSEGCKNLRASEHALNSSSTCDATANAASVVIGDSFSRKRRRDGVLTETTAANVNPWHKADCFSRIQEITQQLQDIREDVSDVLKMHGSASITSSNHCQSTSSNDVCPTTSSLNQQKVYGRDSEMSTIVKMITADKHEGVSVLPIVGIGGVGKTTLTQLVYNDPIVKERFERKWLWVSNNFDEVRLTREMLNFISQESHEGIDNFVKLQEILKVHMEFQSKRFLLILDDVWDTLDDYLWNKLLSPMISTRVKGNVIIVTTRNFSVAERIGTLEQVNLGALENDDFWLLFKSCAFGDENYEEHQTLGIIGHQIAERLMGNPLAAGSTGKLLREQLTVDHWSTILKNECWKSLQLSRGIMSSLKLSYDQLPYHLQQCCSHVSIFPNNHQFLGDELVRIWISQGFVKCNYPGKKLEETGHDYLTDLVNLGFLQQVECKDKSISFQHEIFPMRLCNRVVREESFQGRQTCYVMRGLMHDFGRMVSRNECAIIDDLRCNELLPTVQHLSIVTDSAYCKNQDGSIPRSHKFEENLRNTVASVRRLRTLVLIGQYDSFFFQSFQDIFKKAHNLRLLQMSATASDFNSFVCTLVNPTHLRYLKALKPGVALPQVLSKFYHLQVLDVGSYTDPIIPNGIHNLVSLRYIVAEGLSSSIPCIGKMTSLLELHDFRVKNSSSFEITQLQSMNELLQLGVSQLENVTTKDEAAGAKLRDKIHLEKLRLSWKYTHHSEIAREVLEGLEPHLGLKHLRMFGYNGATSPTWLATNISVTSLQTLHLEDCGEWQILPSLEMLPFLTKLKLCNMQKVTEATFPSLEELVLIEMPKLEKCSSSSMWDLNSSLRVLDIKMCSALKVFDLLEDDIKFKSEQKSWLPGLRKLIIYNCPHLKVRHPLPPSTTCSEFFISRVLTLPTVEGLSRETINIEGPFVLQAGAYDMRTLDYRILAFHNLRGLKYLCIRRCRNLMSIPFEGFSRLVSLKSLEISDCEKLFSLDIPEGAHEDVIVANCTALPSLEHLKLFCCGITGKWLSLMLRHAVALMVLSLCDCPHITQLAIEEGENSQSNPILTMQASSSGYSNDLLISSAPSGLLHIPLHVLSSLKEMEIRSFPYLTFCPSKEGLSGFTSLEKLTILCCPELLSSSVHIDGNDGHVNGRCLLPQSLGHLVINDCSRAMLQPCFPRNVTCLKKIQMWRNESLESLQLQSCTTLEELNIWGCPSLAALEGFQFLRHLSLFNTPILPPFLEHVSGQGYELCPQLEKLVIDDPCVLTTPFCKQLTSLQRLELRTCESEATRLTDEQARALLLITSLEELQFWKCRYLVDLPAELHRLPSLKKLEISNCNRMLWLPVKGLPPSLEELNIICHGGCSKVLAVQCRWLATRKLKVKIDGKYVNG, from the exons ATGGAGGCCGCGATTGGGTGGCTGGTGCAAACCATCCTCGAAACACTCCGAATCGACAAGCTGGATGCGTGGATCCGCCAAGCCGGGCATGCCGAGGACATCGAGAGGCTCAGGTGCGAGCTCGAGAGGGTCGAGATGGCGGTCAGTGCCGCGAGGGGGCGGGCGGCCGTGAACGAGCCGCTGGCCCGATCTCTCGCTCGCCTCGAGGACCTGCTCTACGAAGCCGACGAAGTGGTGGACGACCTCGACTACTATAGGCTCCAACAGCAGGTCGAAGGAG TTACATGGGGCGATCCTGGCAGAATGCATGAAGCAGAACGAGTAGATGAGAGATCGAGGGGACGTGATGCTAATATACCTAGTACCAGTGGTGGCAAGAAATGGTACAAAGCATGGGGTGATTTTGATATCACAGAAGAAAACAACGAAAAGCCTGTGAAAGCAAAGTTTAAACACTGTCAAAAAGCAGTTAACTGCGGAAGCCACAGAGGGATGCCAATTTTGCACAACCATGTCAGGAGTGAGGGTTGTAAGAACCTCAGAGCAAGTGAGCATGCGCTAAACTCTTCAAG CACCTGTGATGCTACTGCAAATGCTGCATCTGTTGTAATTGGTGATTCGTTCagcagaaaaaggagaagagacggGGTGTTGACAGAAACCACCGCAGCTAACGTAAATCCTTGGCACAAGGCCGATTGTTTCAGTAGGATACAGGAAATAACTCAACAGTTACAAGACATCCGAGAGGATGTGAGTGACGTTCTCAAGATGCATGGATCGGCCTCTATTACAAGCTCAAATCACTGCCAAAGTACAAGCTCAAATGATGTGTGCCCAACAACATCAAGTCTTAATCAGCAAAAGGTATATGGAAGAGATTCAGAGATGAGCACCATCGTAAAGATGATCACAGCTGATAAACATGAAGGTGTGTCTGTACTGCCTATTGTAGGCATTGGAGGAGTTGGCAAGACAACTCTCACGCAGCTCGTATATAATGATCCAATAGTAAAAGAGCGGTTTGAACGGAAATGGCTATGGGTGTCGAACAACTTTGATGAAGTAAGGCTTACAAGAGAGATGTTAAACTTCATTTCTCAAGAAAGTCATGAAGGAATAGACAATTTTGTGAAGCTTCAAGAGATCTTGAAGGTGCATATGGAATTCCAATCGAAAAGGTTTCTGCTCATTTTAGATGATGTCTGGGACACCCTGGATGATTACCTATGGAACAAACTGTTGTCTCCAATGATATCAACTCGTGTGAAGGGAAATGTGATTATAGTCACAACTAGAAATTTCTCTGTTGCAGAAAGGATAGGTACCCTCGAACAGGTCAACTTAGGTGCTTtggaaaatgatgatttttggttaTTATTTAAATCATGTGCCTTTGGTGATGAGAACTACGAAGAGCATCAAACTCTAGGCATCATTGGGCATCAAATAGCAGAGAGGTTAATGGGCAACCCGTTAGCAGCTGGGTCTACAGGAAAACTATTAAGAGAACAGCTTACTGTTGATCATTGGAGTACCATTTTGAAGAATGAATGTTGGAAATCCTTGCAACTAAGCAGGGGCATCATGTCTTCTTTAAAGCTTAGCTATGATCAACTACCCTACCATCTACAGCAATGTTGCTCACACGTTTCTATATTTCCCAACAACCATCAGTTTCTTGGTGATGAGTTGGTCCGCATTTGGATTTCACAGGGATTTGTGAAGTGTAACTACCCAGGTAAAAAATTGGAGGAGACAGGGCATGATTATCTGACTGATTTGGTGAACCTAGGCTTCCTGCAGCAAGTTGAATGCAAAGACAAGAGCATCTCTTTTCAACATGAAATTTTTCCCATGAGACTCTGTAATCGAGTTGTACGAGAAGAGTCATTTCAAGGCAGACAAACTTGCTATGTTATGCGTGGCCTTATGCATGATTTTGGGCGGATGGTTTCAAGAAATGAGTGTGCAATTATAGATGATCTACGGTGCAATGAATTGTTGCCAACTGTACAACATTTGTCAATAGTAACCGACTCTGCATACTGCAAGAATCAGGATGGAAGCATACCACGTAGtcacaagtttgaagaaaatttgcGAAATACAGTTGCATCAGTAAGAAGATTGAGGACACTGGTATTAATTGGGCAGTATGATTCTTTCTTCTTCCAGTCCTTCCAAGATATATTCAAAAAGGCACATAATTTACGTCTTCTGCAAATGTCTGCAACAGCTTCTGATTTTAATTCCTTTGTGTGCACTTTGGTAAATCCTACCCATCTTCGCTATCTGAAGGCTCTTAAGCCGGGAGTGGCTTTACCTCAAGTTTTGAGCAAGTTTTACCATCTTCAAGTATTAGACGTTGGCTCATACACTGATCCAATAATACCTAATGGTATCCATAATCTTGTGAGCCTGCGTTATATTGTTGCAGAAGGACTATCCTCTTCCATTCCTTGCATTGGTAAAATGACATCTCTTCTGGAGCTACATGATTTTAGGGTTAAAAATAGTAGCAGCTTTGAGATAACACAACTTCAGTCCATGAACGAGCTTCTGCAACTAGGTGTCTCACAACTTGAAAATGTTACCACTAAAGATGAGGCTGCTGGAGCAAAATTGAGGGACAAAATACACTTGGAGAAGTTGCGCTTGTCATGGAAGTATACTCATCACAGTGAAATAGCAAGAGAGGTGCTTGAGGGTCTTGAACCACATCTTGGCTTAAAGCATCTGCGGATGTTTGGGTACAATGGTGCTACTTCCCCAACTTGGCTTGCCACCAATATATCTGTTACCTCCTTGCAAACACTTCATCTAGAGGATTGTGGGGAATGGCAAATACTTCCATCTCTGGAAATGCTTCCGTTTCTTACGAAGTTGAAGTTGTGCAACATGCAGAAAGTAACGGAAGCAACGTTTCCTTCATTGGAGGAGCTGGTTTTAATTGAAATGCCAAAGTTGGAGAAATGCTCCAGCAGTTCCATGTGGGATCTGAACTCCAGTTTAAGGGTACTGGATATCAAGATGTGTAGCGCGCTGAAGGTGTTTGATTTGCTTGAGGATGACATTAAATTCAAAAGCGAGCAGAAGTCATGGTTGCCCGGTCTTAGAAAGCTAATTATCTACAATTGTCCTCATTTAAAAGTAAGGCACCCTCTTCCACCTTCAACCACCTGTTCTGAATTCTTTATCAGCAGAGTTTTAACACTTCCAACAGTGGAGGGTTTATcccgagaaacaataaatattgaGGGTCCATTTGTTTTACAAGCTGGGGCTTATGATATGAGGACACTGGATTACAGAATATTAGCATTCCATAATCTAAGGGGCCTTAAATACTTGTGTATCAGGCGTTGCAGAAATCTGATGTCTATTCCATTTGAAGGTTTTAGTCGGCTAGTCTCCTTAAAGAGTTTGGAAATAAGCGATTGTGAAAAACTTTTCTCTCTAGATATACCAGAGGGTGCCCATGAAGATGTGATAGTTGCAAATTGTACTGCCCTCCCATCTCTTGAACATCTCAAATTATTTTGCTGTGGTATAACGGGGAAGTGGCTATCTCTGATGCTGCGGCATGCGGTGGCTCTAATGGTATTGAGTTTATGTGACTGCCCACACATAACACAGTTAGCAATAGAAGAGGGAGAAAACAGTCAGTCAAATCCTATCTTAACCATGCAAGCTTCTTCATCAGGCTATTCAAATGACTTATTGATAAGCTCAGCTCCAAGCGGACTCTTGCACATTCCGTTACATGTGCTCTCCTCTCTCAAGGAGATGGAAATTAGGTCATTCCCTTATCTAACATTTTGCCCTAGCAAGGAAGGCTTATCTGGATTTACCTCCCTCGAGAAGCTAACAATTTTGTGTTGCCCTGAGCTGCTCTCATCTTCGGTACATATTGATGGAAATGATGGCCATGTGAATGGAAGGTGTCTCCTCCCTCAATCACTTGGACATCTCGTGATAAACGATTGTTCTCGAGCAATGCTGCAGCCATGTTTCCCAAGGAATGTCACCTGCCTAAAAAAAATCCAAATGTGGCGCAATGAAAGTTTGGAGTCTCTACAGCTACAGTCATGCACGACACTGGAGGAGTTAAATATTTGGGGATGTCCATCGCTCGCCGCACTAGAGGGCTTCCAGTTCCTCAGGCATTTGAGCTTATTCAACACCCCCATTTTGCCTCCATTTTTAGAGCATGTGTCAGGGCAAGGTTATGAGCTATGCCCTCAACTGGAAAAGCTTGTGATCGATGACCCATGTGTCCTCACCACACCATTCTGCAAGCAGCTCACATCCCTACAACGCTTAGAACTTCGAACTTGCGAGAGTGAAGCAACACGGCTAACAGATGAGCAAGCGAGAGCGCTTCTGCTCATCACGTCTCTGGAAGAGCTCCAGTTTTGGAAATGCAGGTATCTCGTAGATCTTCCTGCGGAGCTGCACCGCCTTCCCTCCCTCAAGAAGTTGGAGATCAGTAATTGTAACCGCATGTTGTGGCTGCCAGTAAAGGGCCTGCCACCTTCTCTGGAAGAACTGAATATAATCTGCCATGGCGGTTGCAGCAAGGTTCTGGCTGTTCAATGCAGGTGGCTAGCAACAAGAAAGCTAAAGGTCAAAATTGATGGAAAATATGTGAACGGTTAA